A single region of the Pseudomonas sp. GGS8 genome encodes:
- a CDS encoding TRZ/ATZ family hydrolase, with protein sequence MPTPTAALDLLLLPTWLVPVEPAGVVLKEHALGIRDGRIVFIGPRTAALKLNASEVRELPGMLLSPGLINAHGHAAMTLFRGLADDLPLMTWLENHIWPAEAKWVDEAFVRDGTDLAIAEQIKSGITCFSDMYFFPKVASERVHNSGIRAQIAIPILDFPIPGANTADEAIRQGVELFGDLKHHERIKVTFGPHAPYTVGDENLEKIRVIAEELEASIHMHVHETAFEVQQSVEQRGERPLARLRRLGLLGPRFQAVHMTQISDEDLALLVESNTNVIHCPESNLKLASGFCPVERLWQAGVNVAVGTDGAASNNDLDLLGETRTAALLAKAVAGSATALDAHRALRMATLNGARALGIEADTGSLEVGKAADLVAFDLSGLAQQPVYDPVSQLIYATGRDCVKHLWVAGKQLLDDRRLTRLDEAQLCATAKAWGRRISGHTES encoded by the coding sequence ATGCCGACCCCCACCGCTGCGCTCGACCTATTATTGCTGCCGACCTGGCTGGTCCCCGTCGAACCGGCTGGCGTGGTCCTTAAAGAGCATGCCCTGGGTATCCGCGACGGTCGTATCGTATTTATCGGCCCACGCACAGCAGCCTTGAAGCTTAATGCAAGTGAAGTCCGCGAATTGCCAGGCATGCTGCTCAGCCCTGGCCTGATCAATGCCCACGGCCATGCAGCAATGACGCTGTTCCGCGGGCTGGCCGACGATCTGCCGCTGATGACCTGGCTGGAAAACCACATCTGGCCGGCCGAAGCCAAATGGGTCGACGAAGCTTTCGTACGCGACGGCACGGACCTGGCCATCGCCGAGCAGATCAAAAGTGGCATCACCTGCTTCTCTGACATGTATTTCTTCCCGAAGGTCGCCAGCGAACGCGTACATAACAGCGGCATTCGCGCCCAGATCGCCATTCCGATCCTCGACTTCCCGATTCCAGGCGCCAACACCGCGGATGAAGCCATTCGTCAGGGCGTCGAATTATTCGGTGATCTCAAGCATCACGAACGGATCAAAGTCACCTTCGGCCCCCACGCCCCGTACACCGTGGGCGACGAAAACCTGGAAAAAATCCGGGTGATCGCCGAAGAACTGGAGGCCTCGATTCATATGCATGTCCACGAAACCGCCTTCGAAGTGCAGCAGTCGGTGGAGCAGCGCGGCGAACGTCCGCTGGCCCGCCTCCGCCGCCTGGGCCTGCTCGGGCCGCGCTTCCAGGCCGTCCATATGACCCAGATCAGCGATGAAGACCTGGCGCTGCTGGTAGAAAGTAACACCAATGTGATTCATTGCCCGGAGTCGAACCTGAAGCTGGCCAGCGGTTTCTGCCCGGTCGAGCGTTTGTGGCAGGCCGGAGTCAATGTGGCGGTCGGCACCGATGGCGCGGCCAGCAATAATGACCTGGACCTGCTCGGCGAAACCCGCACTGCCGCATTGCTGGCCAAGGCGGTCGCCGGCTCGGCCACCGCGCTGGACGCCCATCGCGCCCTACGTATGGCCACACTCAACGGCGCCCGCGCGCTGGGAATCGAAGCTGATACCGGTTCACTGGAAGTCGGCAAGGCGGCGGACCTCGTCGCGTTCGACCTGTCGGGTCTGGCGCAGCAACCGGTCTACGACCCGGTTTCGCAACTGATCTATGCCACTGGCCGCGACTGCGTGAAACACCTTTGGGTCGCCGGCAAGCAACTGCTCGATGACCGCCGCCTGACCCGCCTGGATGAAGCGCAACTGTGCGCCACCGCCAAGGCCTGGGGCAGGCGCATCAGCGGCCACACCGAATCGTAA
- the ubiG gene encoding bifunctional 2-polyprenyl-6-hydroxyphenol methylase/3-demethylubiquinol 3-O-methyltransferase UbiG — MSNVDHAEIAKFEALAHRWWDRESEFKPLHDINPLRVNWIDERVNLAGKKVLDVGCGGGILSEAMAQRGATVMGIDMGEAPLAVAQLHQLESGVNVEYRQITAEALAEEMPEQFDVVTCLEMLEHVPDPSSVIRACFRMVKPGGQVFFSTINRNPKAYLFAIVGAEYIMKLLPRGTHDFKKFIRPSELGAWSRMAGLTVKDIIGLTYNPLTKHYKLAADVDVNYMIQTLREE, encoded by the coding sequence ATGAGCAACGTCGACCACGCCGAAATCGCCAAATTCGAAGCCCTGGCCCATCGTTGGTGGGACCGCGAAAGCGAGTTCAAACCGCTGCACGACATCAACCCGCTGCGGGTCAACTGGATCGACGAACGCGTCAATCTGGCCGGCAAGAAAGTCCTCGACGTCGGTTGCGGCGGCGGCATCCTCAGTGAAGCGATGGCCCAACGCGGGGCTACCGTCATGGGTATCGACATGGGCGAAGCGCCGCTGGCAGTCGCGCAATTGCATCAGCTGGAATCCGGCGTGAATGTCGAGTACCGGCAAATCACCGCCGAAGCGCTGGCTGAAGAAATGCCTGAGCAATTCGACGTGGTCACCTGCCTGGAAATGCTCGAACACGTGCCAGATCCGTCCTCGGTGATCCGCGCCTGCTTCCGCATGGTCAAACCTGGCGGCCAGGTGTTCTTCTCCACCATCAACCGCAACCCGAAGGCCTATCTGTTCGCCATCGTCGGCGCCGAATACATCATGAAGCTGCTGCCGCGCGGCACTCACGACTTCAAGAAATTCATCCGCCCTTCCGAGCTCGGTGCCTGGAGTCGCATGGCCGGCCTGACCGTCAAGGACATCATCGGCCTGACCTACAACCCACTGACCAAGCACTACAAACTGGCAGCCGATGTCGACGTCAACTACATGATTCAGACCCTGCGCGAGGAGTAA
- the mupP gene encoding N-acetylmuramic acid 6-phosphate phosphatase MupP, whose translation MRIRAVLFDMDGTLLDTAPDFIAICQAMRAERGLPPMNDKHIRDEISGGARAMVAVTFSMDPESPGFEALRLEFLERYVKGCAVHSKLFDGMGELLVDIEKANLIWGVVTNKPLRFAEPIMQQLGLAERSALLICPDHVKNSKPDPEPLILACKMLDLDPASVLFVGDDLRDIESGRDAGTKTAAVTYGYIHPDDNPRHWGADVVVDHPLELRQVLDSALCSC comes from the coding sequence ATGCGAATCAGAGCAGTTCTTTTCGACATGGACGGCACCCTGCTCGACACCGCGCCGGACTTCATCGCCATCTGCCAGGCGATGCGCGCTGAGCGTGGTTTGCCGCCAATGAACGACAAGCACATCCGCGACGAGATCTCCGGCGGCGCCAGGGCGATGGTCGCGGTGACCTTTTCCATGGACCCGGAATCGCCGGGCTTCGAAGCGCTGCGCCTGGAATTTCTGGAGCGCTATGTCAAAGGTTGTGCGGTGCACAGCAAGCTCTTTGACGGCATGGGCGAATTGTTGGTCGACATCGAGAAGGCCAACCTGATCTGGGGCGTGGTCACCAATAAACCGCTGCGCTTCGCCGAACCGATCATGCAACAACTGGGGCTGGCCGAGCGTTCGGCGCTGCTGATCTGCCCGGATCATGTGAAGAACAGCAAACCGGACCCGGAGCCGTTGATCCTGGCGTGCAAGATGCTCGACCTCGACCCGGCCAGTGTGCTGTTTGTCGGCGATGATCTGCGCGATATCGAGTCCGGACGAGATGCCGGCACCAAAACAGCCGCCGTGACCTATGGCTATATTCATCCGGACGATAACCCCCGGCATTGGGGCGCGGATGTGGTGGTCGATCATCCGCTGGAGTTGCGCCAAGTGCTGGATAGCGCTTTGTGCAGTTGCTGA
- a CDS encoding YciK family oxidoreductase has product MFDYSARPELLKDRVILVTGAGRGIGAAAAKTYAAHGATVLLLGKTEANLTQVYDEIEAAGHPQPVVIPFNLETALPHQYDELAAMIETEFGHLDGLLHNASIIGPRTPIEQLSGENFMRVMQVNVNAMFMLTSTLLPLLKLSQDASVVFTSSSVGRKGRAYWGAYGVSKFATEGLMQTLADEVDTVAPVRSNSINPGATRTSMRAQAYPGENPLNNPTPEEIMPVYLYLMGPDSSGINGQAFDAQ; this is encoded by the coding sequence ATGTTTGATTATTCCGCCCGTCCTGAATTGCTCAAGGATCGAGTCATCCTGGTTACCGGCGCAGGCCGCGGCATCGGTGCCGCCGCTGCAAAAACCTACGCGGCTCATGGCGCCACCGTATTACTGCTGGGCAAGACCGAAGCCAATTTGACTCAGGTCTACGACGAAATCGAAGCGGCCGGGCATCCACAACCGGTGGTGATCCCGTTCAACCTGGAAACTGCCCTGCCCCATCAATACGATGAACTGGCGGCCATGATCGAAACCGAATTCGGCCACCTCGACGGCTTGCTGCACAACGCGTCGATCATCGGCCCACGCACGCCGATCGAGCAGTTGTCCGGCGAGAACTTCATGCGTGTGATGCAAGTCAACGTCAACGCCATGTTCATGCTCACCAGCACCCTGTTGCCGCTTCTCAAGCTGTCGCAGGACGCTTCGGTGGTGTTCACCTCCAGCAGCGTCGGTCGCAAGGGGCGTGCGTATTGGGGCGCTTACGGCGTATCCAAGTTCGCCACCGAAGGCCTGATGCAAACCCTGGCCGACGAAGTGGACACCGTGGCCCCCGTGCGCTCCAACAGCATCAACCCCGGCGCCACCCGCACCAGCATGCGCGCTCAGGCCTACCCTGGGGAAAATCCGCTGAACAACCCGACACCCGAGGAGATCATGCCGGTCTACCTGTACCTGATGGGTCCGGACAGTAGCGGCATCAATGGCCAGGCGTTCGACGCTCAGTAA
- a CDS encoding GGDEF domain-containing protein, with protein MKSPSQTNAIDFDSAKLQRLGFGQQPPLMERPVSLAQLRQELGLQLQTSLEPQRILGLFFREIQRLVPLDALSYEHQPSDLRLQFGQRGHHSISYSLSHEGEQLGELVFRRNQRFSDEEQGHLESLLSALLYPMRNALLYRAATQSALRDPLTDTGNRIAMDQTLQREIEMSRRHSQPLSLLMLDIDHFKQINDTYGHSAGDEVLKAVAASIKSQLRNVDMVFRFGGEEFMILLSNTSREAAAMVGERLRLAAQAQDYVAEGKTIELTVSLGCSTLLPGESAESLLRRADSALYVAKREGRNRLTMAG; from the coding sequence ATGAAATCACCTTCCCAGACCAACGCAATTGACTTCGACAGTGCCAAATTGCAACGCCTGGGCTTTGGTCAGCAGCCTCCCCTTATGGAGCGGCCCGTCAGTCTTGCGCAGTTGCGCCAGGAGCTGGGCCTGCAACTGCAAACCAGTCTTGAGCCGCAACGCATTCTCGGACTTTTCTTCCGTGAAATTCAGCGCCTTGTACCGCTGGATGCCTTGAGTTATGAGCATCAGCCCAGCGACTTGCGCCTGCAGTTCGGCCAGCGAGGCCATCATTCGATCAGCTACAGCCTCAGTCATGAAGGCGAGCAATTGGGTGAACTGGTGTTCCGTCGCAATCAGCGTTTCAGCGATGAAGAGCAAGGCCATCTGGAGTCGCTGTTATCAGCGCTTCTTTACCCGATGCGCAATGCCCTGCTCTACCGTGCCGCCACCCAAAGCGCCTTGCGCGACCCGCTGACCGACACCGGCAATCGCATCGCGATGGATCAGACGCTGCAACGGGAAATCGAGATGTCGCGCCGACACTCGCAACCTCTGTCGCTGCTGATGCTGGACATCGATCACTTCAAACAGATCAACGACACCTACGGGCACAGCGCTGGCGATGAAGTGCTCAAGGCCGTCGCAGCTTCGATCAAAAGCCAGCTGCGTAACGTGGACATGGTGTTCCGGTTTGGAGGCGAAGAATTCATGATCCTGCTGTCCAACACCAGCCGGGAAGCCGCGGCCATGGTCGGCGAACGACTGCGGCTTGCTGCGCAGGCTCAGGACTATGTGGCCGAAGGCAAGACCATCGAACTGACGGTCAGCCTGGGATGCTCGACCCTGCTGCCCGGCGAGTCCGCCGAGAGCCTGTTACGACGAGCCGACAGTGCGCTGTATGTGGCCAAGCGCGAGGGGCGTAACCGGTTGACGATGGCTGGCTGA
- a CDS encoding iron-containing redox enzyme family protein, with protein MIDTFNRTGPLMEAASYPAWAQQLIQDCSESKRRVVEHELYQRMRDNKLSAKTMRQYLIGGWPVVEQFALYMAQNLAKTRFARHPGEDMARRWLMRNIRVELNHADYWLHWSRAHGVSLEDLQAQQVAPELHALSHWCWHTSSSDSLIVAIAATNYAIEGATGEWSALVCSSGVYAASFPEDDRKRAMKWLKMHAQYDDAHPWEALEIICTLAGLNPSRSLQMELRQAVCKSYDYMYLFLERCMQLELAGKAPVVRERMALAES; from the coding sequence GTGATCGACACATTCAACAGAACCGGACCCCTCATGGAAGCTGCAAGTTACCCCGCCTGGGCTCAGCAATTGATTCAGGATTGTAGTGAGAGCAAGCGCCGGGTTGTCGAACACGAACTGTATCAGCGTATGCGCGATAACAAGCTCAGCGCAAAAACCATGCGTCAGTACCTCATTGGTGGCTGGCCGGTGGTCGAACAGTTCGCCTTATACATGGCACAGAACCTGGCCAAGACCCGTTTTGCACGACACCCTGGCGAAGACATGGCGCGTCGCTGGCTGATGCGCAATATTCGCGTCGAACTGAACCATGCCGATTACTGGTTGCACTGGAGCCGGGCTCACGGTGTCAGCCTGGAAGATCTGCAGGCACAACAGGTTGCCCCTGAACTTCATGCCTTGAGCCACTGGTGCTGGCACACCAGTTCGTCGGATTCGCTGATCGTGGCCATCGCCGCCACCAACTACGCCATCGAGGGGGCAACCGGGGAGTGGTCGGCACTGGTCTGTTCCAGTGGCGTCTACGCGGCATCGTTCCCCGAGGATGATCGCAAGCGGGCCATGAAGTGGTTGAAGATGCATGCCCAGTACGACGATGCCCATCCTTGGGAAGCGCTGGAAATCATCTGCACCCTGGCGGGGCTGAACCCGAGCAGATCCCTGCAGATGGAATTGCGCCAGGCGGTCTGCAAAAGTTACGACTACATGTACCTGTTCCTGGAACGTTGCATGCAGTTGGAACTGGCAGGAAAAGCCCCGGTAGTCCGTGAGCGGATGGCGTTGGCCGAAAGCTGA
- a CDS encoding EAL domain-containing protein → MNQARTLGTPRLLGIVWPFIAVVLFQALLGGVSLYVLSAVRGYVGGESLWSKGQKDAIYYLNLYADSREETIFLKYQKAIAVPQGGHELRMALDHQPPNIEAARLAILKGGNHPDDVPSLIWLYLNFRHFSYLEKAIELWTVGDAYLVRLDDVAREMHQGIVDSQATDADIKRWKAQILAINDGVTPPAKAFSDALGEGSRMILRLLLATNLATALGLIVLALLRTHKLLEQRHAFADALQLEKDRAQITLQSIGDGVITTDVEGAIAYMNPAAEALTHWKAEQATGLPLAALFNLLDENAQADGFTLIEHILSGQLSGGSEHSKLIQRLDGSTVSVTLVGAPIRNAGKVSGTVLVLHDMTQERQYIANLSWQATHDALTGLANRREFEYRLEQALHGLMRQAGRHALMFLDLDQFKLVNDTCGHAAGDELLRHICALLQSGLREGDTLARLGGDEFGILLENCAPEAAEKIADVLRQTVQNLHFVWKGRPFVTTVSIGLVHVTQSPATLEASLRAADMACYMAKEKGRNRVQVYHADDSELSLRFGEMAWVQRLHMALEEDRFCLYAQEIAPLGPGERDGGHIEILLRLHDEAGRMILPDSFIPAAERYGLMTSLDRWVVENVFKVIAQAIAQEGEGPLAMCAINLSGITIGDEAFLDFLHEQFVAYSIPPEMICFEITETSAISNLPSAIRFINELKGLGCRFSLDDFCAGMSSFAYLKHLPVDFLKIDGSFVKDMLDDPINRAMVEVINHIGHVMGKRTIAEFVETPQIEQALLEIGVDYAQGYVIERPHLFTCDSLQSRPARPWPLLFKAPGTFR, encoded by the coding sequence ATGAATCAAGCGCGGACTCTCGGAACGCCACGGCTGTTGGGCATCGTCTGGCCATTTATCGCCGTCGTGTTGTTTCAGGCACTGTTGGGCGGCGTCAGTCTTTACGTTCTTTCAGCGGTTCGTGGATACGTCGGCGGTGAAAGCCTGTGGTCCAAGGGCCAGAAAGACGCCATCTATTACCTCAATCTCTACGCCGACAGTCGCGAGGAGACGATTTTTCTCAAATACCAGAAGGCGATTGCCGTGCCTCAGGGCGGCCATGAGTTGCGTATGGCGCTGGATCATCAGCCACCGAATATCGAGGCCGCGCGGCTCGCGATTCTCAAGGGCGGCAATCACCCGGACGACGTCCCGAGCCTGATTTGGCTGTACCTCAATTTCCGGCACTTCAGTTACCTTGAAAAAGCCATCGAACTCTGGACTGTCGGTGACGCGTACCTGGTGCGGCTAGATGATGTCGCGCGGGAAATGCATCAGGGTATCGTTGATAGCCAGGCCACCGACGCCGACATCAAGCGCTGGAAGGCGCAGATTTTGGCCATCAACGATGGCGTGACACCCCCTGCCAAAGCGTTCAGCGATGCCTTGGGCGAGGGCTCGCGGATGATTCTCCGGCTGCTGCTGGCGACGAACCTCGCCACCGCACTGGGCCTGATCGTGCTGGCCTTGCTGCGTACCCACAAGCTGCTCGAGCAGCGCCATGCCTTCGCCGATGCCTTGCAGTTGGAGAAAGACCGGGCGCAGATCACTCTGCAATCGATTGGCGACGGGGTGATCACCACCGACGTCGAGGGCGCGATTGCCTACATGAACCCGGCCGCCGAGGCCTTGACTCACTGGAAGGCCGAACAGGCGACGGGGTTGCCATTGGCGGCGCTGTTCAATCTGCTGGACGAGAACGCTCAGGCCGACGGTTTTACCCTGATCGAGCACATTTTGAGTGGCCAGCTCAGCGGCGGCAGCGAACATTCCAAACTGATCCAGCGACTGGATGGCAGCACGGTTTCGGTCACCCTGGTCGGTGCGCCGATCCGCAACGCAGGCAAGGTCAGTGGCACCGTGCTGGTGCTGCATGACATGACTCAGGAGCGGCAGTACATCGCCAATCTGTCCTGGCAGGCGACCCATGATGCCTTGACCGGGCTGGCCAACCGCCGCGAATTCGAATATCGCCTGGAGCAGGCCCTGCATGGCCTGATGCGACAAGCGGGGCGTCACGCCTTGATGTTCCTCGATCTGGATCAATTCAAACTGGTCAACGACACCTGCGGTCATGCTGCCGGTGATGAGTTGTTGCGGCATATTTGTGCGTTGCTGCAGTCAGGTTTGCGCGAAGGCGACACCCTGGCCCGACTGGGTGGCGACGAGTTCGGCATTCTGTTGGAAAACTGTGCACCGGAAGCGGCTGAGAAAATCGCCGACGTCCTGCGCCAGACCGTGCAGAACCTGCATTTTGTCTGGAAAGGTCGGCCATTCGTGACCACGGTGAGCATTGGCCTGGTGCACGTTACTCAGAGTCCGGCCACCCTGGAGGCCTCGCTGCGCGCCGCTGATATGGCCTGTTACATGGCCAAGGAAAAAGGCCGCAACCGGGTTCAGGTCTATCACGCCGATGATTCGGAACTGTCCCTGCGTTTTGGCGAGATGGCTTGGGTGCAGCGCCTGCACATGGCGTTGGAGGAAGACCGCTTTTGCCTGTACGCCCAGGAAATCGCGCCTCTGGGCCCTGGCGAGCGGGACGGCGGACATATCGAAATCCTGCTGCGCCTGCATGACGAAGCCGGGCGCATGATCCTGCCAGACAGTTTCATTCCGGCCGCCGAGCGTTATGGTTTGATGACGTCGCTTGACCGCTGGGTGGTGGAGAACGTTTTCAAGGTCATTGCCCAGGCCATCGCCCAAGAGGGCGAAGGGCCGTTGGCCATGTGTGCGATAAATCTGTCAGGTATTACTATCGGAGATGAGGCGTTTCTGGACTTCCTTCATGAACAATTTGTTGCATATTCAATTCCACCTGAAATGATTTGTTTTGAAATTACAGAAACCAGCGCGATTTCCAATTTGCCTAGCGCGATAAGATTTATTAATGAACTCAAAGGCTTAGGTTGCCGCTTCTCATTAGATGACTTCTGCGCCGGTATGTCCTCGTTCGCTTACTTGAAACATTTACCTGTAGACTTCCTGAAGATCGACGGGAGTTTCGTAAAGGATATGCTGGACGACCCGATTAACCGCGCCATGGTCGAAGTGATCAATCACATCGGGCATGTCATGGGTAAGCGTACGATTGCCGAGTTTGTTGAAACACCTCAGATCGAGCAGGCATTGCTGGAGATCGGGGTGGATTACGCTCAAGGGTATGTGATTGAACGCCCGCATCTGTTTACCTGCGACAGTTTACAAAGTCGTCCTGCCAGGCCCTGGCCGTTGTTATTCAAGGCGCCCGGCACGTTCCGTTGA